TATTAGTGGAAATTACTCTGAAGCAATATCAGATATAATTGTCATGTAATTGCACTGATGGCAAGGGCAGAGAGTACTGGCATGCAGAAGCTACTGCCGGGGGGGAGGGTTAAATGAAGAAAACCAGCATGATTAGCAAGCATCAGAGATAGGCAAGAAGGAATATGGAATCACATTATTCCCCTTCAGGGAGACTTGAAGTCTCTGCCACCACAGTGCCACTCTTAACTACAGCTCACTATCTCCCAAAGTATATGCCTTCTTGGACTCACCCACGGGGCAGCTTTACCCCCTCCTTGCTCTTGAACTTGGACTCTTCCACTTCCGGATATGCTAACTTTGACAAGGCAAGAGCACAAGGGGCGGCCATCACAGAGGCAGAAATCAGGGATGATGCATCAACCTGTGAGGCGAGACTTAGGCATCAGTGTTTCTGTCAAATCCAACTCGAGCTCACCCAGAAGTGATCAAGCAGACTATACCTACCCCGAAGGATATGAAGGCTCCCAGCACAGTGCCGGAAATGGTGGCAAACCCTCCAGTCATCACCGCATGGATTTCAGAGAGTGTCATGTCCCCAAGGTAGGGACGGATGAGCAGAGGTGCCTCTGTCTACAAACACGGAGAAAACAGTCAGATTCCAAGAAGGTGCAACTCCCCACGCCAGAgtgcccaccccagccccaggggCTGGACCCTCTAGACACACATCCGTCCAGTGTGAGCACTGTTCAGTGAGCCACAGCTTCACTTAGTGAGCATAGAGCCAAGCTGTCAGGCCCATCCAGCATCTGCTTTACTTCCTCTGGCACCCAATCATGTCCTGGCTGGTATAGTTCTCACATGTTTCCATACATGCTTGTTTCATCTATTGACATGTTAAAATGTTATAGAAGAGAAatggtatattttctttgtatattctcaATGTCTAAAACCATACACTTACTAAACTTATGGAATGCAGTGCACTTAATGAGAACATATTAGATAATTAAACAGTACTcattaaatgaaatacaaatagaTGATCCAAACCCCCTGTTtatgaaataatcaaaagaaataatgtttgTGAAAATGTTATGAAATTATGAAGGGCCATCTATGTAAGCCATATCCAGCACTGACCTAAGATAATGATATCTATTATTTAACAAATGCCAACTATTTGGCTAGCACTGTACTAGATGCTAAGGACATTAATATAAATAAGGCAAAGTCCTGACTCTTAGAAGCTTATAGTCTCACATAGGAAACTAGGCTGATTATGAATAATTTCAGCAAAATGTGGAGTGCTATGGTAAAGTATCCAGAAGTACTCTGAGAACAGAAGCAGCCTAGAGCCTTGGGAGAGAAAGACCTCAGTACTAACTCCCTGTGAATATACAAGTCATTGTCCCCAACACTGAGCTGGTCAGTAGCACATACGGAGCACTACTCCATACAGACGAATGTACCAAGCAAGTATTATGGGGAAGAGCCTTGGCATTAGCCATGAGCAAGACAAGTGATTTCCTCCTTAGAGACCGTGGAAACCAAGTACTAcagggagacacagggagaaacCAGAATGAGGATCAAACACTCTTCATAGCCTCCGAAAGGGGATACAAGTTGGACCAGGATATTCCCTACATTCCTATATAGGAAGTGGTCATTAGAAGTGGTGAAGGCTATCCCTCCAGATTAAGTATTACCAGGGAAGTGTTATTAGGCGCAAAGGGTGAACGCAATGAGCAGAGTCTTCTTTGAGCTGCTGAGTTCTCTCTCATCTGAGATTGGCTGCCCCACAGTCTTCATATATTTGACTTTTCAGAAGGAAAGCATACTCTTGTTTTGTGCCAAATTCTCAGTTCCTCAGAGAGAACAAGACCAAAAGGCCTCAAGATGCTTACCATACCCACAAAGATGTTTCCTGTCACAGCCAGGGTCTCTGTGGCAGTGGTGCCCATAGTGATTTGTAAAAACCAGGCGACCTAGAAGAATACAGAAACCTAAACCATTAATGTTAGCAGGAATCTTGGAGAACGTCTCGCAAAactcctcctccttcattttactgataaggaaactgaggcctagagaagtAGAGCAGCAAGCCCAGGGCCAAAAACCAACTTATAAACAGAGCCTTGACCAGAACTCAGGACTCATGGCCTTTAGAGCAAGTACATTAAAACTCAGTATCAGAGGCAGTCCAGCTCATCTTCTCTCTGCTCTGCCCTCAGCCTACCTAGGGCATGGGCTGTCGGTTTGCTATCAGGCATGCTTGAGAGGGCCTGCCTTTCCCCATTGTTTCTAACACTCTAGACCCTAGCTATGGGCATTTTCCCAAAGCTGACAGATGGCAAGATGAAGGCCTGTCTCCTGACTGGTGTAGGAGAATGACTCACCTTCTGAACCACCCATTGCACAAGGCCCAGGTAGTAGACAATGGACATCACACATCCAAAGAAAATGATTATTGGTAAGGCCTGTGATGAGAATGGTGAGCAGGTGGTGAGATGTTACATTGCATACTCTGTGTAGACCGTAAACTGACTGTGTTTTAGGCTTCTAAGTTAAGCTCTTAGCATTCCAAGGGCATCTCATACAGTGTAGGTATTCAGTACCTACACAAACTAGTTTAgggatacatttaaaatgtattaaatccATTGTCCCACTAGTATTAAACCACAAGCTGTTTTCTGACCCTTTTCTCCCAATTCccatttcttctaattttaggATGGCAATGACCAAAGGGAAGGAGATGGATGCCATTTCCTTTACTAATGGGGTTAAACCCTCTTCTTAGGGTCAAATTGGTGTACAGGGGGGCTGATCTCTTGGACACACACTTTCATCCTCTGCTTTATTCCTCCACCCCTCCACAGACCGTCATTCCTGCCCATAAAATAGGTATCACCTGAAAAGCAAAGACATCCTTGACCAGTGTATCCCCAAAGACAAAACTGGAGCCGGCCACGGTGTAGTTCAGGAAaatctgaagggaaaaaaagaaaaagacagagaataaGAATGAAACCCAAAAGGACACACAGGAGGACGAGACCGGCCCCATGCGTCCTGAGGACCTACTGATGCTACTGAGGTTGGCCTTCCTTTGACAGCCCAGGGGCAGGCTATGTCCCCATGAGCTCTTTATTCATATTCTTAGCTGTATCCTAATACACTCTCTCCTTTCCCAACCAGATCTCCCTCCACGTCATTAACAAGATACAGCCTAATCTTCTCATGCTCCCTTCAAATCTCCTTTCTCTAGGGTTCTAAAAGGGAAAAGCCCTCACATTTAATTTCTCATACCTGGACCTGCTCTCCCAGCCACTGAAATGCACTATATCCAAGATCAGTTCTGATGACCAAGATCCCAAAGACAAACTGAAGACCTAGGCCCCAAAACACTGTCCTCCAGGACACCTAGGATCAATAAGAAAATTATTCCAATGTGAGTTCTGCTTGTCCATTACCTCGTTGGAGTTTTAAACATGTAGTCTCAGTGGAACCAACCTAGAATGTTAACAGTAAGTCTAGGGTCTGATGGTGTAGGGAGCAGGGGCAATGGTGGGGAGAAACAGGGCAGTAATATATGAAAAGCCACATATGTTcacaaggtttttaaaaaatgtgtctaGAGGTTAGATGacacttacacacacatatacgcatgcatacatacaaataaaagttttataaatcaatattttaacaGTACTATCTGCCATGCGAACTGtattctattttcctttccttccttatttttttttcttttgttctttctttaacACTGACCTAGATTCACAAAATTGGTATCAAGATTCATTAATGGATCACAATCTACAGTTTGAAAATAAGTGGTCTAGGGCCTCTGAGAATTTTTTAAACCTCTCTTAGAAACAAAATTATCAAAGAGGCAAATTCTAGGGGTTGTTACAAACTTAGTTGTATGCCCTTGTAATTAATGCTTGATGCATATGCTTTATGATTAGCACTTGGCCCTTGGTCATGTGTTGCTATACCCAACCCAAGTACCCAAAACTCACTGCACTGTGGTGTTTGGAGCAGGCAAAGAGGATGAGGATGAACATGCAGATTCCTGCGAAGGAGATCAGCTGCTCTGGCCTTTGGGCTGTGTCTAAAGCCAACCACAGTATAAGGCCAACCAAGGAGACTCCTGCAAACACCCTGAAGAAGGAATGCCAAGACCATGTCATCAACCCagtgaatgaaaaacaaataacttatAGAGAGTCTGAAAGTTATTCTCTCACTCCTGGCCTGTGATCAAAGGCCATGTGCATGCCATTGTTAGAGCTATGGCTGCTGTAGAATCCAGTTCAGAATATACATAACTGTAAGTTTTCTCTTTAAACTCTAAGGAATTGTAAAAGGCACCAGTGGGTGCAGGAAGTCTGGGAGACTAGAGagaaaaaagcataaaatgttaCAGGGAACTAAGGGAGACACCGATGAACACCAAATCAATTTGATCGCTTAATGCAGCTGCAAGGCTCTGTGTTCTGATTACTTCACTGAGGAGGAGTATgagttttctcatttctgataCAGGCCCTGATGACAATCAGACTAAAACTCTTCTCTGAAACTAAACTCCTCCTGCCCCCGAGCAAGGTTGAGACCCAAGGCTACAAGAATCTGGACTGAGATCCTGTGCTCAGATTTTTCTCTGCACTTTGGTTCTGAAAAGCATGTGTGTGGGTCTGAGAGACTGCTCAGCAactatcaaaagagaaaaaaggaggtgGACTGGGATGAGCTGTAAGGCCAGGtattaagattctttttttttttttttttttactaataaaattatttattttattttatttattttattatttttattttttatttttttatttttttatttatttttattttttattttattatactttaagttcttatCTTACCATTTCATCCAAACCCTCAGGCGGGAGATTTCAAAGGGCTTCAGAcatcttgttaattttttgccCAGGAGCTTTTTCAGAAATGAGTAAACCAGGACAAAGATCACCAAGCAGGTGATGACAAACAAGGCCAGTGCCCTCTGGAAATTCAAGATGCAAGCTGCCAGGAAATAGGCAGCATAGGCTAAAAAGAGAAGACGCAGAGTAATGATCAGCAAGGCAGTGCTTCCAATGGGCAAATGGAACTCCAGTCATGAATGCCTGGGACTTAAAGCAAGAAAAACCCTCCAGAGACCTTGCCACCCAGCCCTACTGTCAGACGGAGCTGCACTTCTTGAGGCCAGGATAGATGTCTAACTGTCCTCTTCTTCAGGATTCCCAAGGACAGTCTGACTTAGTGCAAAGACTGCATATTTTCACCAATCCCTAATGAAATCTCATTCTCTTCTATTTTATCTAATATCCTCTCTCTGTCCCTTGGAGTAGATTTGATCAGTGTTCACCATTAGACTCTTCAAAAGTCAGTCATCTCCCCTTGAAACTTTATTACCCCAGTCACTTTAACCTTGCCTCTGGAACAAACCATGTAAACAAGGCTACCACTAGGAAGTGCAGCCATGTGGACCTCATCCCATGGCTCTCTTACTCATCccaaaatataatatatagtttttGCTCTCACCATCGTAGCTGCCTCTTATTTTGACATCAAAGCCCCATACATGTTTTAAACAGAGCTTCGCTGTCTTTTGAGAATATTTTACATCATCGATCTTACTAGTAAACCAGCAAATAAGTAAGGTATAATACAGGCTTCTGTCATAAAGGCTGTAAGAATCATGCACTCCACCAAATCGAGCCACTAAAAAACGGGTAAGCCCACattctctgaaatattttaaatctatcaAATAGTAcacttttgaaaaacagtttattCTCAGATTTTACTTGTTCCTATAAGTGCAATTCAATACATTATGGTTCACCTACAAGTAGTTAAGATCGATACATCAAATAGCTTTTTAGatcagtttttaataaaaataccttCCACCTGGTAATCACCTTGACACAAGGCAAATTTCTAAAATAACTGTGTTTCTCACTTTCATGAATTCTCAGTGTCTCACCCAAACACAACAGGCCCAACAGGATCTTCTTGAACAAGCTGGCGTGTGTTTTGCAGAAACTTCTCGCTTTGCTGAAAGGCCACTGTCTCGTCCTAATAAGAACCCAAAAGTTAAGATACAAGAATTACTCCATCCCATTTCTACTAATTCAACTCTCAGAATTCAGATTACCTAACACAAGGCAGAATTAGCTCTTAGTCAATGAAGAACATTCTTCAGCCAGGAGGAAGTTAGGTCGTGTTCCGCAATGCCAAAAAGGGCAAATCAAACCTTGCTGGTGGGCAGCAGGTCAGAATACCCTACTCAGCCTGAACTAGCGATATCCTTGGTAGTCTCCTACCATAGAGGTGGGCACTGCTTATGTCAGGGGTCTATGACTTTCCCATTCTGAAAGGACAGGGCATTGCTAAGCTTCCATATTCATAAGAGGACCTATTCTTCTTAGAGGCAATTTGGCCATCCCTCcctaaaaaccaaacaaacttACGGCCTTGAACATTCAGCCAGATGTGCATTGACAGACAGGAAGGAAAATGCCACCAACCTCAAGAATCGCTCTGGATGGGCAGGCCTGAGAGCAGAGGCCCAGCAAGTAGGGATATTCAAGTTTGATTTAACAAACATGTATATGGTGCTTTCTCTATGCTGAGCTCTTTCTGAGAACTTAGCAAATACTAACTCACTGACTCCTCCTAAGACCCCTGGAGCTGTTACTATtagcattcccattttacagatgtggaaactgaaaaacagagaagttaaataactttcccaaagtcacagaggCTATAAGGAACAGACACAGAATATACACTCTGGCTTCAGCATCTAAGCTCTTAACCATCATTCTATGCCACGTCTTCCCTAGATTCCAGGCTTGCCTGGAATTGTCTTTGC
This genomic window from Piliocolobus tephrosceles isolate RC106 chromosome 6, ASM277652v3, whole genome shotgun sequence contains:
- the SLC28A2 gene encoding sodium/nucleoside cotransporter 2, with the protein product MEKASGRQSIALSTVETGTENPGLELMEKEVEPEGSNRTDTQGHSLGDGLGPSTHQRTRQWPFSKARSFCKTHASLFKKILLGLLCLAYAAYFLAACILNFQRALALFVITCLVIFVLVYSFLKKLLGKKLTRCLKPFEISRLRVWMKWVFAGVSLVGLILWLALDTAQRPEQLISFAGICMFILILFACSKHHSAVSWRTVFWGLGLQFVFGILVIRTDLGYSAFQWLGEQVQIFLNYTVAGSSFVFGDTLVKDVFAFQALPIIIFFGCVMSIVYYLGLVQWVVQKVAWFLQITMGTTATETLAVTGNIFVGMTEAPLLIRPYLGDMTLSEIHAVMTGGFATISGTVLGAFISFGVDASSLISASVMAAPCALALSKLAYPEVEESKFKSKEGVKLPRGKERNVLEAASNGATDAIGLAANVAANLVAFLAVLAFINAALSWLGELVDIQGLTFQVICSYLLRPMVFMMGVEWTDCPMVAEMVGIKFFTNEFVAYQQLSQYKNKRLSGVEEWIEGEKQWISVRAEIITTFSLCGFANLSSIGITLGGLTSIVPHRKSDLSKVVVRALFTGACVSLISASMAGILYVPRGAEADCVSFLNTSFTNRTYETYMCCRGLFQSTSLNGTNPPSFSGLWEDKEFSAMALTNCCGLYNNTACA